The Triplophysa dalaica isolate WHDGS20190420 chromosome 5, ASM1584641v1, whole genome shotgun sequence genome window below encodes:
- the aebp2 gene encoding zinc finger protein AEBP2 isoform X3 has product MASTTSDGPKRESPNTSEQNGDMSETGLRAADDQEPAVKMDADGAETNEKSNGEQRPDGATRGDDGGDEVETEPQAEKEQQITPGSADETGEPMKTEQREEENASSPAEKSANGVGSGAMKRRASLELSSSSSDGEPLSRMDSEDSISSTLMDLESIASSGRSTPAMMNGHGGVSSSSVKGSSYPCCWDQCQMVFNTSPDLAEHIRGVHVDGQRGGVFVCLWKGCKVYNTPSTSHSWLQRHMLSHSGDKPFKCVVGGCNATFASQGGLARHVPTHFSSQNSSKLSSQSKVKEESPSKASINKRRKLKFKRRRSLPVCVFPPARPHDFFDAQTMDAIRHRAICLNLATHIESQGKGHSVVFHSTVIARRKEDSGKVKVLLHWTPEDILQDAWVNESDRAQLKTKVVHLSQLPQDTAELLDPNIYRMYF; this is encoded by the exons ATGGCTTCGACGACCTCTGACGGCCCCAAACGAGAGTCGCCGAACACGAGCGAACAAAACGGCGACATGAGCGAAACGGGCCTGCGCGCCGCCGACGACCAGGAACCGGCCGTTAAGATGGACGCGGACGGAGCGGAGACGAACGAGAAGTCAAACGGAGAACAAAGGCCGGATGGAGCCACGAGGGGAGACGACGGTGGCGACGAGGTCGAAACCGAACCTCAAGCGGAGAAAGAGCAGCAGATAACCCCCGGTAGTGCGGACGAGACGGGGGAGCCGATGAAGACAGAACAAAGGGAGGAGGAGAACGCGTCCTCGCCTGCGGAGAAAAGCGCTAACGGCGTCGGCAGCGGCGCGATGAAGAGACGCGCGAGTCTGGAGTTGAGCTCGTCGTCGTCGGATGGAGAGCCGCTCAGCCGCATGGACTCTGAGGACAG TATTAGCAGTACTTTGATGGACTTGGAGAGCATCGCGTCCAGCGGACGATCAACTCCAGCTATGATGAATGGTCACGGCGGGGTCTCTTCATCCTCTGTTAAAGGCTCATCTTACCCCTGCTGCTGGGACCAGTGTCAAATGGTGTTCAACACCAGTCCAGACCTGGCAGAACACATCCGCGGGGTCCACGTAGATGGCCAGCGTGGAGGG GTGTTTGTGTGCCTTTGGAAAGGTTGTAAGGTGTATAACACACCATCCACCAGTCATAGCTGGCTTCAGAGACACATGCTGTCCCACAGTGGAGACAAGCCGTTCAAG TGTGTTGTGGGCGGCTGCAATGCCACATTCGCCTCACAGGGGGGACTGGCGCGCCACGTCCCGACCCACTTCAGCTCCCAGAACTCCTCCAAACTCTCCAGTCAATCCAAAGTGAAGGAAGAGTCGCCTTCCAAAGCGAGCATAAACAAACGGAGGAAACTCAAGTTCAAGCGCAGACGCTCCTTAC CAGTCTGTGTCTTTCCTCCAGCCCGGCCTCACGACTTCTTTGATGCACAGACCATGGATGCCATCCGTCATCGAGCCATCTGCCTTAATCTAGCGACTCACATTGAGAGTCAGGGCAAGGGCCACAGCGTTGTGTTTCACAGCACG GTGATCGCAAGGCGAAAGGAGGATTCTGGGAAGGTGAAAGTGCTGCTTCATTGGACGCCGGAGGACAT ACTTCAAGACGCTTGGGTTAACGAAAGCGACCGTGCACAGCTGAAGACCAAAGTGGTCCATCTTTCTCAGCTTCCTCAGGACACAGCCGAACTGCTGGACCCCAACATCTACAG GATGTATTTCTAG
- the aebp2 gene encoding zinc finger protein AEBP2 isoform X2, with protein MASTTSDGPKRESPNTSEQNGDMSETGLRAADDQEPAVKMDADGAETNEKSNGEQRPDGATRGDDGGDEVETEPQAEKEQQITPGSADETGEPMKTEQREEENASSPAEKSANGVGSGAMKRRASLELSSSSSDGEPLSRMDSEDSISSTLMDLESIASSGRSTPAMMNGHGGVSSSSVKGSSYPCCWDQCQMVFNTSPDLAEHIRGVHVDGQRGGVFVCLWKGCKVYNTPSTSHSWLQRHMLSHSGDKPFKCVVGGCNATFASQGGLARHVPTHFSSQNSSKLSSQSKVKEESPSKASINKRRKLKFKRRRSLPVCVFPPARPHDFFDAQTMDAIRHRAICLNLATHIESQGKGHSVVFHSTVIARRKEDSGKVKVLLHWTPEDILQDAWVNESDRAQLKTKVVHLSQLPQDTAELLDPNIYRWSQCRCG; from the exons ATGGCTTCGACGACCTCTGACGGCCCCAAACGAGAGTCGCCGAACACGAGCGAACAAAACGGCGACATGAGCGAAACGGGCCTGCGCGCCGCCGACGACCAGGAACCGGCCGTTAAGATGGACGCGGACGGAGCGGAGACGAACGAGAAGTCAAACGGAGAACAAAGGCCGGATGGAGCCACGAGGGGAGACGACGGTGGCGACGAGGTCGAAACCGAACCTCAAGCGGAGAAAGAGCAGCAGATAACCCCCGGTAGTGCGGACGAGACGGGGGAGCCGATGAAGACAGAACAAAGGGAGGAGGAGAACGCGTCCTCGCCTGCGGAGAAAAGCGCTAACGGCGTCGGCAGCGGCGCGATGAAGAGACGCGCGAGTCTGGAGTTGAGCTCGTCGTCGTCGGATGGAGAGCCGCTCAGCCGCATGGACTCTGAGGACAG TATTAGCAGTACTTTGATGGACTTGGAGAGCATCGCGTCCAGCGGACGATCAACTCCAGCTATGATGAATGGTCACGGCGGGGTCTCTTCATCCTCTGTTAAAGGCTCATCTTACCCCTGCTGCTGGGACCAGTGTCAAATGGTGTTCAACACCAGTCCAGACCTGGCAGAACACATCCGCGGGGTCCACGTAGATGGCCAGCGTGGAGGG GTGTTTGTGTGCCTTTGGAAAGGTTGTAAGGTGTATAACACACCATCCACCAGTCATAGCTGGCTTCAGAGACACATGCTGTCCCACAGTGGAGACAAGCCGTTCAAG TGTGTTGTGGGCGGCTGCAATGCCACATTCGCCTCACAGGGGGGACTGGCGCGCCACGTCCCGACCCACTTCAGCTCCCAGAACTCCTCCAAACTCTCCAGTCAATCCAAAGTGAAGGAAGAGTCGCCTTCCAAAGCGAGCATAAACAAACGGAGGAAACTCAAGTTCAAGCGCAGACGCTCCTTAC CAGTCTGTGTCTTTCCTCCAGCCCGGCCTCACGACTTCTTTGATGCACAGACCATGGATGCCATCCGTCATCGAGCCATCTGCCTTAATCTAGCGACTCACATTGAGAGTCAGGGCAAGGGCCACAGCGTTGTGTTTCACAGCACG GTGATCGCAAGGCGAAAGGAGGATTCTGGGAAGGTGAAAGTGCTGCTTCATTGGACGCCGGAGGACAT ACTTCAAGACGCTTGGGTTAACGAAAGCGACCGTGCACAGCTGAAGACCAAAGTGGTCCATCTTTCTCAGCTTCCTCAGGACACAGCCGAACTGCTGGACCCCAACATCTACAG ATGGAGCCAGTGTCGCTGCGGCTAA
- the aebp2 gene encoding zinc finger protein AEBP2 isoform X1, whose protein sequence is MASTTSDGPKRESPNTSEQNGDMSETGLRAADDQEPAVKMDADGAETNEKSNGEQRPDGATRGDDGGDEVETEPQAEKEQQITPGSADETGEPMKTEQREEENASSPAEKSANGVGSGAMKRRASLELSSSSSDGEPLSRMDSEDSISSTLMDLESIASSGRSTPAMMNGHGGVSSSSVKGSSYPCCWDQCQMVFNTSPDLAEHIRGVHVDGQRGGVFVCLWKGCKVYNTPSTSHSWLQRHMLSHSGDKPFKCVVGGCNATFASQGGLARHVPTHFSSQNSSKLSSQSKVKEESPSKASINKRRKLKFKRRRSLPVCVFPPARPHDFFDAQTMDAIRHRAICLNLATHIESQGKGHSVVFHSTVIARRKEDSGKVKVLLHWTPEDILQDAWVNESDRAQLKTKVVHLSQLPQDTAELLDPNIYSRWSQCRCG, encoded by the exons ATGGCTTCGACGACCTCTGACGGCCCCAAACGAGAGTCGCCGAACACGAGCGAACAAAACGGCGACATGAGCGAAACGGGCCTGCGCGCCGCCGACGACCAGGAACCGGCCGTTAAGATGGACGCGGACGGAGCGGAGACGAACGAGAAGTCAAACGGAGAACAAAGGCCGGATGGAGCCACGAGGGGAGACGACGGTGGCGACGAGGTCGAAACCGAACCTCAAGCGGAGAAAGAGCAGCAGATAACCCCCGGTAGTGCGGACGAGACGGGGGAGCCGATGAAGACAGAACAAAGGGAGGAGGAGAACGCGTCCTCGCCTGCGGAGAAAAGCGCTAACGGCGTCGGCAGCGGCGCGATGAAGAGACGCGCGAGTCTGGAGTTGAGCTCGTCGTCGTCGGATGGAGAGCCGCTCAGCCGCATGGACTCTGAGGACAG TATTAGCAGTACTTTGATGGACTTGGAGAGCATCGCGTCCAGCGGACGATCAACTCCAGCTATGATGAATGGTCACGGCGGGGTCTCTTCATCCTCTGTTAAAGGCTCATCTTACCCCTGCTGCTGGGACCAGTGTCAAATGGTGTTCAACACCAGTCCAGACCTGGCAGAACACATCCGCGGGGTCCACGTAGATGGCCAGCGTGGAGGG GTGTTTGTGTGCCTTTGGAAAGGTTGTAAGGTGTATAACACACCATCCACCAGTCATAGCTGGCTTCAGAGACACATGCTGTCCCACAGTGGAGACAAGCCGTTCAAG TGTGTTGTGGGCGGCTGCAATGCCACATTCGCCTCACAGGGGGGACTGGCGCGCCACGTCCCGACCCACTTCAGCTCCCAGAACTCCTCCAAACTCTCCAGTCAATCCAAAGTGAAGGAAGAGTCGCCTTCCAAAGCGAGCATAAACAAACGGAGGAAACTCAAGTTCAAGCGCAGACGCTCCTTAC CAGTCTGTGTCTTTCCTCCAGCCCGGCCTCACGACTTCTTTGATGCACAGACCATGGATGCCATCCGTCATCGAGCCATCTGCCTTAATCTAGCGACTCACATTGAGAGTCAGGGCAAGGGCCACAGCGTTGTGTTTCACAGCACG GTGATCGCAAGGCGAAAGGAGGATTCTGGGAAGGTGAAAGTGCTGCTTCATTGGACGCCGGAGGACAT ACTTCAAGACGCTTGGGTTAACGAAAGCGACCGTGCACAGCTGAAGACCAAAGTGGTCCATCTTTCTCAGCTTCCTCAGGACACAGCCGAACTGCTGGACCCCAACATCTACAG CAGATGGAGCCAGTGTCGCTGCGGCTAA
- the aebp2 gene encoding zinc finger protein AEBP2 isoform X4, with protein MASTTSDGPKRESPNTSEQNGDMSETGLRAADDQEPAVKMDADGAETNEKSNGEQRPDGATRGDDGGDEVETEPQAEKEQQITPGSADETGEPMKTEQREEENASSPAEKSANGVGSGAMKRRASLELSSSSSDGEPLSRMDSEDSISSTLMDLESIASSGRSTPAMMNGHGGVSSSSVKGSSYPCCWDQCQMVFNTSPDLAEHIRGVHVDGQRGGVFVCLWKGCKVYNTPSTSHSWLQRHMLSHSGDKPFKCVVGGCNATFASQGGLARHVPTHFSSQNSSKLSSQSKVKEESPSKASINKRRKLKFKRRRSLPRPHDFFDAQTMDAIRHRAICLNLATHIESQGKGHSVVFHSTVIARRKEDSGKVKVLLHWTPEDILQDAWVNESDRAQLKTKVVHLSQLPQDTAELLDPNIYSRWSQCRCG; from the exons ATGGCTTCGACGACCTCTGACGGCCCCAAACGAGAGTCGCCGAACACGAGCGAACAAAACGGCGACATGAGCGAAACGGGCCTGCGCGCCGCCGACGACCAGGAACCGGCCGTTAAGATGGACGCGGACGGAGCGGAGACGAACGAGAAGTCAAACGGAGAACAAAGGCCGGATGGAGCCACGAGGGGAGACGACGGTGGCGACGAGGTCGAAACCGAACCTCAAGCGGAGAAAGAGCAGCAGATAACCCCCGGTAGTGCGGACGAGACGGGGGAGCCGATGAAGACAGAACAAAGGGAGGAGGAGAACGCGTCCTCGCCTGCGGAGAAAAGCGCTAACGGCGTCGGCAGCGGCGCGATGAAGAGACGCGCGAGTCTGGAGTTGAGCTCGTCGTCGTCGGATGGAGAGCCGCTCAGCCGCATGGACTCTGAGGACAG TATTAGCAGTACTTTGATGGACTTGGAGAGCATCGCGTCCAGCGGACGATCAACTCCAGCTATGATGAATGGTCACGGCGGGGTCTCTTCATCCTCTGTTAAAGGCTCATCTTACCCCTGCTGCTGGGACCAGTGTCAAATGGTGTTCAACACCAGTCCAGACCTGGCAGAACACATCCGCGGGGTCCACGTAGATGGCCAGCGTGGAGGG GTGTTTGTGTGCCTTTGGAAAGGTTGTAAGGTGTATAACACACCATCCACCAGTCATAGCTGGCTTCAGAGACACATGCTGTCCCACAGTGGAGACAAGCCGTTCAAG TGTGTTGTGGGCGGCTGCAATGCCACATTCGCCTCACAGGGGGGACTGGCGCGCCACGTCCCGACCCACTTCAGCTCCCAGAACTCCTCCAAACTCTCCAGTCAATCCAAAGTGAAGGAAGAGTCGCCTTCCAAAGCGAGCATAAACAAACGGAGGAAACTCAAGTTCAAGCGCAGACGCTCCTTAC CCCGGCCTCACGACTTCTTTGATGCACAGACCATGGATGCCATCCGTCATCGAGCCATCTGCCTTAATCTAGCGACTCACATTGAGAGTCAGGGCAAGGGCCACAGCGTTGTGTTTCACAGCACG GTGATCGCAAGGCGAAAGGAGGATTCTGGGAAGGTGAAAGTGCTGCTTCATTGGACGCCGGAGGACAT ACTTCAAGACGCTTGGGTTAACGAAAGCGACCGTGCACAGCTGAAGACCAAAGTGGTCCATCTTTCTCAGCTTCCTCAGGACACAGCCGAACTGCTGGACCCCAACATCTACAG CAGATGGAGCCAGTGTCGCTGCGGCTAA